The proteins below come from a single Verrucomicrobiia bacterium genomic window:
- a CDS encoding MoaD/ThiS family protein has product MRVNVTFYSYFRDLTGCSTSMQEVPNQFTLGELQAKLIAEYPRLGPMQRSTLMAVGVDYQPREYVLREGDEISLFPPVQGG; this is encoded by the coding sequence ATGCGCGTTAACGTGACATTTTATTCGTACTTCCGTGATCTCACGGGCTGTTCGACTTCCATGCAGGAAGTTCCCAACCAGTTCACGCTTGGAGAACTGCAGGCGAAACTCATTGCGGAATACCCGCGGCTGGGGCCGATGCAACGCTCCACGCTGATGGCTGTTGGCGTTGACTATCAGCCCCGTGAGTATGTCCTGCGTGAAGGTGACGAGATCTCGCTG